From one Magnolia sinica isolate HGM2019 chromosome 18, MsV1, whole genome shotgun sequence genomic stretch:
- the LOC131232773 gene encoding peptide methionine sulfoxide reductase A1-like, giving the protein MLLSLSASPSSRSTLIIFSQFSPFSSSFLPLKKYPFKPSNFPHNYQNPSLTTTPMSWLGKLGFGFGNRSPTAMDSSSSAASSIAQGPDDDIPAPGQQFAQFGAGCFWGVELAFQRNPGVTKTEVGYTQGFLHNPTYNDVCSGTTNHSEVVRVQFDPKECSYDNLLDLFWAQHDPTMPNRQGNDVGTQYRSGIYFYTPEQEKAARESLERQQKLLDRKIVTEILPAKKFYRAEEYHQQYLAKGGRFGFKQSAEKGCNDPIRCYG; this is encoded by the exons ATGCTACTCAGCCTCTCTGCTTCTCCTTCTTCTCGTTCTACTCTCATCATTTTCTCGCAATTCTCTCCGTTCTCTTCCTCTTTCCTCCCTCTCAAGAAATACCCCTTTAAGCCCTCCAACTTTCCCCATAATTACCAAAATCCCTCCCTCACCACCACCCCCATGAGCTGGCTCGGGAAGCTAGGGTTTGGCTTTGGGAACCGCTCCCCAACCGCCATGGACTCTTCTTCCTCCGCTGCCTCTTCCATCGCTCAGGGTCCTGACGACGACATCCCGGCGCCGGGCCAGCAGTTCGCGCAGTTCGGCGCCGGCTGCTTCTGGGGCGTTGAGCTCGCGTTCCAGAGAAATCCCGGCGTTACGAAGACGGAGGTCGGGTATACCCAGGGATTCTTGCATAATCCAACGTATAATGATGTCTGCTCGGGGACGACGAACCATTCGGAGGTCGTTCGGGTGCAGTTCGATCCCAAGGAGTGTAGCTACGACAATCTGCTTGATTTGTTCTGGGCACAGCACGATCCCACGATGCCCAATCGACAG GGAAATGATGTGGGAACACAGTACAGGTCAGGAATATACTTCTACACTCCTGAGCAGGAAAAGGCGGCTAGGGAGTCCCTGGAGAGGCAGCAGAAGCTCTTGGACAGGAAGATTGTTACTGAGATTCTGCCTGCAAAGAAGTTCTACAGAGCAGAGGAGTATCATCAGCAGTATCTTGCAAAAGGGGGGCGCTTTGGTTTCAAACAGTCTGCAGAGAAAGGGTGCAATGATCCAATCAGATGCTATGGTTGA